The following are encoded in a window of Penaeus vannamei isolate JL-2024 chromosome 35, ASM4276789v1, whole genome shotgun sequence genomic DNA:
- the LOC113823906 gene encoding twist-related protein 2 has protein sequence MVQRGSEVLPGHMVPVKCEYSPPPYTLPLQESTDALTSAGSGASTFSSLMADMSPRSSCGGHESQTTSGDEEPRGRKRRLEDEGEEARLAKAKKKSPQSYEELQQARVLANVRERQRTQSLNEAFTSLRKIVPTLPSDKLSKIQTLKLAIRYIDFLYQVLDTDAHDQRLSSSCTYVAHERLSYAFNVWRMEGAWGGHL, from the coding sequence ATGGTGCAGCGAGGATCTGAGGTCTTACCAGGCCACATGGTGCCTGTGAAGTGTGAGTACTCCCCGCCGCCCTACACGTTGCCGCTGCAGGAGTCAACAGACGCCCTTACTTCTGCAGGCAGTGGGGCCTCGACCTTCTCCTCACTTATGGCCGACATGAGTCCCCGCAGTTCCTGTGGGGGCCACGAATCCCAAACCACCTCGGGCGACGAGGAACCGCGAGGGCGCAAGCGACGGCTGGAAGACGAGGGCGAAGAGGCGAGGCTggcgaaggcgaagaagaaatcCCCCCAGAGCTACGAGGAGCTGCAGCAGGCGCGGGTGCTCGCCAATGTACGCGAGCGACAACGCACCCAAAGCCTGAACGAGGCCTTCACCTCCCTCAGAAAGATCGTCCCTACGCTGCCCTCCGACAAGCTCTCCAAGATCCAAACGCTGAAGCTGGCTATCCGCTATATAGACTTCCTGTACCAGGTCCTGGACACGGACGCGCACGACCAGcggctctcctcctcctgcacgtACGTCGCGCACGAGCGCCTCAGTTACGCCTTCAACGTCTGGCGCATGGAGGGCGCATGGGGCGGCCACCTATAA